One window from the genome of Pedobacter schmidteae encodes:
- a CDS encoding M28 family peptidase, producing the protein MKRHFLYTSIVLLMGCTAVAQNREAIKYSQTINKDNAYKHLSVLASDEYEGRETGKKGGWMAAEYIKTFFKNLGLKGPVKGDYFQPIDMVNYGLSQVLTIEGQPAEPFTDFYVMPPSVSEKGFAFNAGQLLFAGYGLNKEGYNDFAGLDIAGKVVVIFKSGDPAGASAAKNSGGNINNKIKYLSENKVQAVLVIDPMVDVMPENLKSYLQSEQMVMKTKENMDRMNTTSGIPVIYINTATANLLLKSANTTVEAIKKKIADTGKPASQALNVNVTASAKKTETKVRAENVLGFLEGSDPKLKNEVLVITAHYDHIGITPNVKGDDKINNGADDDGSGTTGVLMIAEAFMKAKKAGKGPKRSILFMTVTGEEKGLLGSEWYSEYPIFPLANTITNLNIDMIGRGDKDHAADNNFVYIIGSDMLSSDLDRVGKKANKDYVKMNLDERYNNRTDPNRFYYRSDHYNFAKHGIPVIFYFNGVHDDYHQPGDEISKIDFPMLAKRARLVYFTAWELANGAKRPVVDKNEDGTKKN; encoded by the coding sequence ATGAAAAGACACTTTTTATACACCAGTATTGTGCTGCTGATGGGTTGTACCGCTGTTGCGCAAAACAGGGAAGCCATTAAGTATAGCCAAACCATTAATAAAGACAACGCCTACAAACACCTTTCGGTATTGGCTTCTGACGAATATGAAGGAAGAGAAACCGGTAAAAAAGGTGGCTGGATGGCTGCAGAATATATTAAAACTTTCTTCAAAAATCTGGGTTTGAAAGGCCCTGTAAAGGGCGATTATTTCCAGCCTATAGATATGGTAAACTATGGCCTTTCGCAAGTTTTAACTATTGAAGGGCAGCCTGCTGAACCTTTTACTGATTTTTATGTGATGCCTCCTTCGGTATCTGAAAAGGGTTTTGCGTTCAATGCAGGGCAATTACTATTTGCTGGATATGGGCTCAATAAAGAAGGGTATAATGATTTTGCGGGATTAGATATCGCCGGAAAGGTTGTCGTTATCTTTAAGTCAGGTGATCCGGCAGGCGCATCAGCTGCTAAAAACTCTGGAGGGAACATCAACAATAAGATCAAATATTTATCTGAAAATAAAGTTCAGGCGGTATTGGTTATAGATCCGATGGTTGACGTGATGCCCGAGAACCTAAAAAGTTATCTTCAATCGGAACAAATGGTGATGAAGACCAAAGAAAACATGGACCGCATGAACACTACATCGGGAATCCCTGTTATCTATATCAATACAGCCACGGCCAATCTGTTACTCAAATCGGCAAATACGACAGTTGAAGCCATTAAAAAGAAAATTGCTGATACGGGCAAACCTGCTTCGCAAGCGCTAAATGTAAACGTTACCGCCAGTGCAAAAAAAACCGAGACCAAAGTAAGGGCTGAGAATGTTCTGGGCTTTCTGGAGGGTTCGGATCCTAAACTGAAAAATGAAGTTTTGGTCATTACTGCGCACTATGATCATATCGGCATTACTCCAAATGTAAAGGGTGATGACAAAATCAACAACGGTGCGGATGACGATGGATCGGGAACAACAGGTGTGTTGATGATTGCTGAAGCTTTTATGAAAGCAAAAAAAGCAGGAAAAGGGCCTAAAAGGAGCATTCTGTTTATGACGGTTACAGGTGAAGAGAAAGGCTTACTGGGCTCGGAATGGTATTCCGAATATCCTATTTTCCCATTGGCAAACACCATCACCAATTTAAATATTGACATGATTGGCCGTGGAGATAAGGACCATGCGGCTGACAATAACTTTGTTTACATCATCGGTTCGGATATGTTGAGCAGTGACCTGGATCGCGTAGGTAAAAAAGCCAATAAAGATTATGTAAAAATGAACCTGGATGAAAGGTATAACAATCGTACAGATCCAAATCGTTTTTACTATCGTTCTGACCACTATAATTTTGCAAAACATGGCATTCCTGTCATATTTTATTTCAACGGTGTGCATGACGACTACCATCAGCCGGGCGATGAAATCAGCAAAATAGATTTTCCGATGTTGGCAAAAAGGGCCAGACTCGTTTATTTTACCGCTTGGGAACTGGCTAATGGTGCCAAAAGACCCGTGGTAGATAAGAATGAAGACGGTACAAAGAAAAATTAA
- the rpiB gene encoding ribose 5-phosphate isomerase B: MSTDTKFKIAIGSDHAGFEYKELLRSFLSDYEVKDFGTYSADSVDYPDFAHPVAEAVESGEATFGVLVCGSANGVAITANKHQQIRAAICWQKEIAELARLHNNANIICIPARFVSEESAKEMVSTFLNTAFEGGRHAGRVSKMSC; the protein is encoded by the coding sequence ATGTCAACAGATACCAAATTTAAGATTGCAATTGGCTCGGATCATGCCGGTTTTGAATACAAAGAACTACTCAGATCCTTTTTAAGTGATTATGAAGTGAAAGATTTTGGCACCTACTCTGCTGATTCTGTTGACTACCCGGATTTTGCACACCCGGTAGCAGAAGCTGTTGAAAGCGGCGAGGCAACATTTGGTGTATTGGTTTGTGGCAGTGCTAACGGGGTTGCCATTACGGCCAACAAACACCAACAGATTCGCGCGGCAATTTGCTGGCAAAAGGAAATAGCTGAGTTGGCCAGATTACACAACAACGCCAATATCATTTGCATACCGGCCAGATTTGTTTCTGAAGAATCGGCAAAAGAAATGGTCTCTACTTTCCTGAATACTGCCTTTGAAGGCGGTAGACATGCAGGAAGGGTAAGTAAAATGTCATGCTAA
- the tatC gene encoding twin-arginine translocase subunit TatC, protein MSDNKKRDLIGAIKEKGKTLEAEMSFFDHIDVLRKHLLRALLVVVLFTIAAFWFSDFIFNDLIMGPKNPDFWTYRMMCKMAAAWPHLIGSDFCITHIDAKIINTEMAGQFTLQINACVMVGIILGIPYILFELWLFIKPALHENERKSASNFVMFASALFFIGVLFGYYIVCPLSVNFLTNFTVSPDIQNTFTITSYLSSVATLTIGSGVIFQLPVVIYILSKFGIMTPAFMRSTRRYAAVIILIVAAVVTPTADVMTMLVVALPLFVLYELSIFISANIERKRNKELYGVAKIKK, encoded by the coding sequence ATGAGCGATAATAAAAAACGTGACCTGATTGGGGCCATAAAAGAAAAAGGAAAAACTTTAGAGGCGGAGATGTCTTTTTTTGACCATATAGATGTACTCAGAAAACATCTGTTACGTGCTTTATTGGTGGTGGTATTGTTTACCATCGCAGCTTTCTGGTTTTCGGATTTTATTTTCAATGATCTGATTATGGGGCCTAAAAACCCTGATTTCTGGACTTACAGAATGATGTGTAAAATGGCTGCCGCCTGGCCTCACCTGATTGGCTCGGATTTTTGTATTACGCACATTGACGCGAAGATCATCAATACCGAAATGGCGGGTCAGTTTACCCTTCAAATTAATGCCTGCGTAATGGTTGGTATTATTTTAGGCATTCCTTATATCCTTTTTGAATTGTGGTTATTCATCAAACCGGCCCTGCATGAAAATGAAAGGAAATCGGCCAGCAATTTTGTGATGTTCGCTTCCGCATTATTTTTCATCGGTGTACTTTTTGGCTACTATATTGTTTGTCCGCTATCGGTCAATTTCCTAACCAATTTTACAGTAAGCCCTGACATACAGAATACCTTTACCATTACCTCCTATTTATCATCTGTAGCTACATTAACCATTGGATCTGGTGTAATTTTCCAGCTTCCTGTGGTGATCTATATTCTTTCTAAGTTTGGCATCATGACGCCTGCATTCATGCGTTCGACCAGAAGATATGCTGCCGTGATCATCCTGATTGTGGCTGCCGTTGTAACCCCAACTGCCGATGTGATGACGATGCTTGTGGTTGCATTGCCACTGTTTGTATTGTACGAATTGAGTATCTTTATATCGGCAAACATAGAACGTAAAAGAAATAAAGAACTTTACGGTGTGGCCAAAATAAAAAAATAG
- the accC gene encoding acetyl-CoA carboxylase biotin carboxylase subunit → MFKKILIANRGEIALRIIRTCKEMGIKTVAVYSTADRESLHVRFADEAVCIGPPPSKDSYLSIPNIISAAELTNADAIHPGYGFLSENAKFSSVCRDYGIKFIGATPEQINSMGDKASAKETMKKAGVPTIPGSEGLVENIKEGIAIANEIGYPVILKATAGGGGRGMRVVWKDEDFENAWDSARQESGAAFGNDGLYLEKYIEDPRHIEIQIIGDQYGKACHLSERDCSIQRRHQKLVEEAPSPFMTPELRERMGEAAIKGAIAVQYEGAGTIEFLVDKHRNFYFMEMNTRIQVEHPVTEEVINYDLIKEQIKVASGVPISGKNYSPDMHAIECRINAEDPFNNFRPSPGKITNFHSPGGHGVRVDTHVYAGYQIPSNYDSMIAKLICVAQTREEAISTMERALSEFVIEGVKTTIPFHLKLMKDPNFRAGNFTTKFMETFEFSE, encoded by the coding sequence ATGTTTAAGAAAATATTAATTGCCAACAGGGGCGAAATTGCATTGCGCATTATTCGTACCTGTAAAGAAATGGGCATCAAAACCGTGGCTGTTTACTCTACTGCCGACAGAGAGAGTTTACACGTTCGCTTTGCTGATGAAGCTGTTTGTATTGGCCCTCCACCAAGTAAAGATTCTTACCTGAGCATTCCTAATATCATTTCTGCAGCAGAACTGACCAATGCGGATGCTATCCATCCGGGCTACGGATTCTTATCGGAAAACGCTAAGTTTTCGTCAGTATGCCGCGATTACGGAATCAAATTTATTGGAGCAACACCAGAACAGATCAATTCTATGGGCGATAAAGCATCGGCCAAAGAAACGATGAAAAAAGCGGGTGTACCAACTATTCCCGGTTCGGAAGGTTTGGTAGAAAACATCAAAGAAGGCATTGCAATAGCCAACGAAATTGGTTATCCGGTTATCCTTAAGGCAACTGCCGGTGGCGGTGGCCGTGGAATGCGTGTAGTATGGAAAGATGAAGATTTTGAAAATGCATGGGATAGCGCCAGACAAGAATCGGGTGCGGCTTTTGGCAATGATGGTCTTTATTTAGAAAAATACATCGAAGATCCACGTCATATTGAAATCCAGATTATTGGCGATCAGTATGGTAAAGCCTGTCACTTATCGGAGCGCGATTGCTCTATTCAACGCAGACATCAGAAACTGGTTGAGGAAGCTCCTTCTCCTTTCATGACTCCGGAATTACGCGAAAGAATGGGTGAGGCTGCCATTAAAGGTGCTATTGCAGTACAATATGAAGGTGCTGGTACCATAGAATTTTTGGTAGATAAACACCGCAACTTCTATTTCATGGAAATGAATACCCGTATCCAGGTAGAACATCCGGTAACTGAAGAAGTAATCAATTATGATTTGATCAAAGAGCAGATTAAAGTTGCCTCAGGTGTTCCTATTTCCGGTAAAAATTATTCGCCAGACATGCACGCCATTGAATGCAGAATAAATGCGGAAGATCCATTTAACAATTTCAGACCATCACCAGGAAAAATTACTAACTTCCATTCGCCAGGTGGGCATGGAGTAAGGGTAGATACGCATGTTTATGCAGGCTATCAGATTCCTTCAAACTACGACTCGATGATTGCGAAACTGATTTGTGTTGCACAAACCCGTGAAGAAGCCATCAGTACCATGGAACGTGCCCTGAGTGAATTTGTGATTGAAGGTGTAAAAACGACCATTCCGTTTCATCTGAAATTGATGAAAGATCCTAATTTCAGAGCTGGTAATTTTACGACTAAATTTATGGAGACTTTCGAGTTTTCGGAATGA
- the accB gene encoding acetyl-CoA carboxylase biotin carboxyl carrier protein, which translates to MDIKQIQELIKFVSRSGVNEVAIEQENFKITIKTNQTPTIVQATVPAQIAPAVAATAAAPLPVAPTETKSAAPVEDTSKYITIKSPMIGTFYRSASPDKPSFVNVGDEVSTGKVICIIEAMKLFNEIESEVSGKIVKVLVDNASPVEYDQPLFLVEPM; encoded by the coding sequence ATGGATATTAAACAAATTCAGGAACTTATTAAATTTGTTTCTCGTTCGGGCGTAAATGAAGTAGCTATTGAGCAGGAAAACTTCAAAATCACAATCAAAACCAATCAGACACCTACCATTGTTCAGGCAACGGTACCTGCTCAGATTGCTCCTGCTGTTGCAGCTACGGCTGCGGCTCCGCTACCGGTTGCCCCTACTGAAACCAAATCAGCGGCACCTGTTGAAGATACCTCAAAGTATATCACCATCAAATCGCCAATGATTGGTACGTTCTATCGCTCGGCAAGCCCGGATAAACCTTCTTTCGTGAATGTTGGCGATGAGGTTTCTACAGGAAAGGTAATCTGTATCATTGAAGCGATGAAACTTTTCAATGAAATAGAAAGTGAAGTTTCGGGTAAAATTGTAAAGGTGCTGGTTGACAATGCGTCGCCGGTAGAATATGACCAGCCTTTATTTTTAGTTGAACCAATGTAA
- a CDS encoding beta-ketoacyl-ACP synthase III — MSKIHAAITAVHGYVPDYIMTNKELESIVDTTDEWITSRTGIKERRILKGEGLGTSDMAVHAVNGLLEKRGISAEEIELIIFCTTTPDMPFPASANILADKIGAKNAWGYDLQAACSGFIYGLSTGSQFIESGKHKKVLVVGGDKMSSIINYQDRTTCIIFGDGCGAVLLEPNEEGLGVMDSILRSDGAGKQFLHQKAGGSARPATHETIDNNEHVVYQEGQAVFKFAVTNMADVAAEIMDRNNLTSEEVTWLVPHQANKRIIDATASRMGVGSEKVMINIQRYGNTTNGTIPLCLWEWENQLKKGDNLILAAFGGGFTWGSVYLKWAY; from the coding sequence ATGAGTAAAATTCACGCTGCGATTACAGCTGTTCATGGCTATGTACCCGATTACATCATGACCAATAAAGAGCTTGAATCAATTGTCGACACCACTGATGAATGGATTACATCCAGAACAGGGATCAAAGAGCGAAGAATATTAAAGGGCGAAGGTTTAGGCACCTCGGATATGGCAGTACATGCCGTAAATGGTTTGCTTGAAAAACGAGGGATCAGTGCGGAAGAGATTGAGTTGATTATTTTCTGTACCACCACTCCCGATATGCCTTTTCCGGCATCTGCCAACATTTTAGCTGATAAAATTGGGGCTAAAAATGCCTGGGGCTACGATCTTCAGGCAGCTTGTTCGGGTTTCATCTACGGACTTTCAACAGGATCACAATTCATAGAATCCGGTAAGCACAAAAAAGTACTGGTAGTTGGCGGCGATAAAATGTCGTCCATTATTAATTATCAGGACCGCACAACCTGCATCATCTTCGGAGACGGTTGCGGTGCAGTACTACTGGAACCAAATGAGGAAGGACTTGGAGTAATGGACTCTATATTGAGAAGTGACGGGGCTGGTAAGCAGTTTTTACATCAAAAAGCTGGCGGTTCGGCCCGACCGGCAACTCACGAAACCATTGATAATAATGAGCATGTAGTTTATCAGGAAGGACAAGCCGTATTCAAATTTGCGGTAACCAATATGGCCGATGTTGCGGCAGAAATCATGGACCGCAACAACCTTACTTCTGAAGAGGTAACCTGGTTGGTACCGCATCAGGCCAATAAACGAATTATTGATGCCACAGCATCAAGAATGGGTGTTGGCTCGGAAAAGGTAATGATCAATATACAACGTTATGGCAATACCACTAATGGCACTATACCTTTGTGCTTGTGGGAATGGGAAAATCAACTAAAAAAAGGCGACAATTTGATATTAGCTGCCTTTGGAGGTGGATTTACCTGGGGTTCTGTTTATTTAAAATGGGCCTATTAA
- the plsX gene encoding phosphate acyltransferase PlsX: protein MRIGLDIMGGDYAPKANVLGAIAAHPLLSPDEHLVLIGDTQQIKPILTEHGFNPDHFEYIHTEEVIGMGEHPTKAIVQKPNSSISIGFNLLKDGKLDSFASAGNSGAMLVGAVFSVKTIPGIIRPCLSTFLPKLSGGVGLMVDVGANADCKPDTLLQFGVLGSLYAENVMGIKTPKVALMNIGEEDEKGNMLSLATFPLMKDTNLFNFVGNVEGRDLFNDKADVIVCDGFTGNVMLKLAESFYVLTLKRGLKDEFFDRFNYENYGGSPVLGVNAPVVIGHGISSPLAVKNMILQSRDMITTGLVGKIQAAFK, encoded by the coding sequence ATGAGAATAGGTCTCGATATAATGGGCGGAGACTATGCTCCTAAAGCAAATGTTTTAGGAGCAATAGCAGCTCATCCCTTGCTATCTCCAGATGAGCATCTGGTACTTATTGGAGATACCCAGCAAATTAAGCCCATCCTAACCGAACACGGATTTAACCCCGATCACTTTGAGTATATACATACCGAAGAAGTGATTGGTATGGGCGAACATCCCACTAAGGCTATTGTTCAAAAGCCTAATTCCAGCATATCTATTGGTTTCAATCTTTTAAAAGATGGTAAACTTGATTCATTTGCCAGCGCCGGAAATTCGGGTGCTATGCTTGTTGGTGCCGTATTTAGTGTAAAAACAATTCCAGGTATCATCAGACCCTGTCTGTCTACTTTTCTTCCAAAATTAAGTGGTGGTGTAGGTTTAATGGTTGACGTTGGCGCAAATGCCGATTGTAAGCCTGATACCTTATTGCAGTTTGGTGTATTGGGAAGTTTGTATGCTGAAAACGTTATGGGCATTAAAACGCCAAAAGTAGCGTTAATGAATATAGGTGAGGAAGATGAAAAAGGTAATATGCTTAGTCTGGCTACTTTCCCTCTCATGAAGGATACCAATTTGTTCAATTTTGTAGGCAATGTGGAAGGTCGGGATTTATTTAATGATAAAGCAGACGTTATTGTTTGTGATGGCTTTACAGGGAATGTGATGCTTAAACTGGCAGAGTCTTTTTATGTACTAACCTTAAAAAGAGGCTTAAAAGATGAATTCTTTGACCGGTTTAATTACGAAAATTATGGAGGCAGCCCTGTTTTAGGGGTAAATGCACCTGTAGTTATTGGCCATGGCATTTCAAGTCCCCTTGCTGTTAAAAACATGATCCTGCAATCCAGAGACATGATTACAACCGGCTTGGTTGGAAAAATACAAGCCGCATTTAAATAA
- the rpmF gene encoding 50S ribosomal protein L32 yields the protein MAHPKRKVSKSRRDKRRTHYKAEAPSLATCQTTGAIHTPHRAYNVDGNLYYNGKLVIENTSIG from the coding sequence ATGGCACATCCAAAACGTAAAGTTTCTAAGAGCAGAAGAGATAAGAGAAGAACTCACTACAAAGCAGAAGCTCCTTCTTTAGCTACTTGTCAGACAACAGGTGCAATCCACACTCCTCACCGCGCTTATAACGTTGATGGTAACTTATACTACAACGGTAAACTGGTTATTGAAAACACCTCAATAGGTTAA
- a CDS encoding DUF177 domain-containing protein: MKPLKQFSIPFTGLKIGKHQFDFEIDNSFFDAFEYSLVKKGNLKAALELDKQETMLILHFHINGNIVLDCDKCLAEFEAPIEIQERQIVKFAEDELESDDLEIIVLNKKETEIDVSGLIYEFITVSVPYIKICEENGTGVKCDQEMIARLESLAVGSQQEEEQQNDDPRWAALKKLK, from the coding sequence TTGAAACCATTAAAACAATTTTCAATCCCCTTTACAGGCTTAAAAATTGGCAAACATCAGTTTGATTTTGAGATTGATAACAGCTTTTTTGATGCCTTTGAGTATTCCCTTGTAAAAAAGGGTAACCTGAAAGCGGCGCTAGAGCTTGACAAACAAGAAACAATGCTGATACTACATTTCCACATCAATGGAAACATAGTATTAGATTGTGACAAGTGTTTAGCGGAATTTGAGGCACCAATTGAGATACAGGAAAGGCAGATTGTAAAATTTGCTGAGGATGAACTGGAAAGCGATGATCTGGAGATCATTGTACTGAATAAAAAGGAAACTGAGATTGATGTCTCGGGTCTGATTTATGAGTTTATCACGGTATCGGTACCTTATATTAAAATATGTGAGGAGAATGGTACGGGCGTAAAGTGCGACCAGGAGATGATTGCAAGACTGGAAAGTTTAGCGGTAGGATCACAACAGGAAGAAGAACAACAAAATGACGACCCAAGGTGGGCAGCATTAAAGAAATTAAAATAA
- the pdxA gene encoding 4-hydroxythreonine-4-phosphate dehydrogenase PdxA yields MSNKIKIGISIGDINGIGLEVILKTLSHNSIFDYCTPIVYGHTKVASYHRKALGLTDFAFNVINDPSSANPKKPNLINCWEEDVKIDLGVSNETGGKYALLSLQKATDALVKGEIDALVTAPINKHNIQSDDFKFPGHTEYLQEQSNSNDVLMFMISEDIRVGVVTGHIPVKDISQQVTKEKIVKKLVLMNESLKKDFWIEKPKIAVLGLNPHAGDNGLLGKEEEQVIIPAIQEAFDKGVICFGPYPADGFFGNGSYKQFDAVLAMYHDQGLIPFKTIAFGSGVNFSAGLKIVRTSPDHGTGYDIAGKNLADPSSFIEAVFAATHIVKHRREQEALLSTQLRSGGKVIETAADMKDDAN; encoded by the coding sequence ATGAGCAATAAAATTAAAATCGGGATAAGCATTGGTGATATCAATGGGATTGGATTAGAAGTAATCTTAAAGACTTTATCGCACAACAGCATATTTGACTACTGTACGCCCATAGTTTACGGGCATACCAAAGTTGCTTCCTATCACAGAAAAGCTTTAGGGTTGACAGATTTTGCTTTTAATGTGATCAACGATCCATCGTCGGCCAACCCTAAAAAGCCCAACCTGATCAATTGCTGGGAAGAAGATGTAAAAATTGACCTTGGAGTTTCGAACGAAACGGGTGGAAAATATGCCTTATTGTCGCTACAAAAAGCAACAGACGCCTTGGTAAAAGGAGAAATCGATGCACTGGTTACTGCACCAATCAATAAACACAATATACAGTCGGACGACTTCAAATTCCCCGGACATACCGAGTACCTGCAGGAACAAAGCAACAGCAACGATGTGCTGATGTTTATGATCAGCGAGGACATCCGCGTGGGTGTAGTAACCGGACATATTCCTGTTAAAGACATTTCCCAGCAGGTAACGAAGGAAAAAATTGTGAAAAAGCTGGTATTGATGAACGAGAGCCTGAAGAAGGATTTCTGGATTGAAAAACCAAAAATAGCGGTATTGGGACTAAACCCGCATGCTGGCGACAATGGTTTATTGGGCAAGGAAGAAGAACAGGTGATTATCCCGGCTATACAGGAAGCATTTGACAAAGGAGTGATCTGTTTTGGCCCTTATCCGGCTGATGGCTTTTTTGGAAATGGTAGTTACAAACAATTTGATGCGGTACTAGCCATGTATCACGACCAAGGTTTAATCCCTTTTAAAACTATTGCATTTGGTAGCGGAGTAAATTTTTCGGCAGGCTTGAAAATTGTACGTACATCGCCGGATCATGGAACAGGATATGATATTGCAGGAAAAAACCTGGCCGACCCATCTTCATTCATTGAAGCTGTATTTGCGGCTACACATATTGTGAAACACAGACGCGAGCAGGAAGCCTTGTTAAGCACTCAGTTAAGAAGCGGAGGAAAAGTTATTGAAACTGCGGCGGATATGAAAGATGACGCGAATTAA
- the rsmA gene encoding 16S rRNA (adenine(1518)-N(6)/adenine(1519)-N(6))-dimethyltransferase RsmA, with protein sequence MSLVKAKKHLGQHFLTDKNIAAKIVNGLVHTDKYKQVLEVGPGMGILSDLLLERTDIETHLIDIDVESYHFLQKKYPQLGDRLINGDFLALNLSDIFKEKYAIIGNFPYNISSQILFKILENRQSVVEMVGMFQKEVAERCASKSGTKDYGILSVLIQAYYDIEYLFTVKPGTFNPPPKVNSGVIRLSRNQVETLPCDEKLFWRTVKAGFNQRRKTLRNALSGVVPKDKMDTHPFFEKRAEQLSVADFVELTAHLTKLSK encoded by the coding sequence ATGAGTTTGGTTAAGGCAAAAAAACATTTAGGGCAACACTTTCTGACCGATAAAAATATCGCAGCAAAGATTGTAAACGGTCTGGTACATACAGATAAGTATAAACAAGTACTGGAAGTTGGACCGGGAATGGGTATTCTGTCTGATTTGCTACTGGAACGTACAGATATTGAAACTCATTTGATTGATATAGATGTGGAGTCTTATCATTTTTTACAGAAAAAATACCCTCAATTGGGTGATAGGTTGATAAATGGCGACTTCCTTGCGCTAAACCTATCTGATATTTTCAAAGAAAAATATGCCATAATTGGTAATTTTCCTTACAATATATCTTCCCAGATATTATTTAAAATTTTGGAAAACAGGCAGTCGGTTGTTGAAATGGTAGGCATGTTTCAAAAAGAGGTAGCCGAGCGTTGCGCCTCTAAATCGGGCACAAAGGATTATGGTATATTAAGTGTCCTGATTCAGGCATATTATGATATAGAATACCTGTTTACCGTTAAACCAGGCACCTTTAACCCGCCGCCAAAAGTAAATTCGGGCGTCATCAGATTGAGCCGCAACCAGGTAGAAACACTACCATGCGATGAAAAACTATTCTGGCGCACTGTAAAAGCGGGTTTTAATCAACGAAGAAAAACTTTACGTAATGCACTTTCGGGCGTGGTACCAAAAGATAAAATGGATACCCATCCTTTTTTTGAGAAAAGGGCTGAGCAGTTAAGTGTGGCAGATTTTGTTGAGCTTACGGCACATCTTACTAAACTTTCGAAATAA
- a CDS encoding 2-hydroxyacid dehydrogenase produces MKGRILIVDDLHASFKEKAIALGYEVDDRPLITRAETMAVIGGYSGIAVRTKFRIDQELMEAAPALKFIARAGAGLDNIDEAFARQKGISLLNAPEGNMDAVGEHAVGLMLSLMNNFRTADTQVRNGVWDREGNRGYELKGRTVGIIGYGFMGQSFAKKLSGFEVNVIAYDKYKTGFSDEYAREVSMEEIVKHSDVLSLHTPLTAETRQMVNDEYLFHFRKPIFFINTSRGEVVHTEAVLKAIEEGKILGAGLDVLEVEKFPALADQNWYNNLKLSGKVILTPHVGGWTFESYRKISEVLAGKLEEISQ; encoded by the coding sequence ATGAAAGGAAGAATATTAATTGTTGACGATTTGCATGCTTCATTTAAGGAAAAGGCAATTGCATTAGGATACGAAGTTGACGATCGTCCGCTCATTACCCGGGCCGAAACAATGGCCGTTATTGGCGGTTATAGTGGCATAGCAGTAAGGACTAAATTCCGTATAGATCAGGAATTGATGGAAGCTGCACCAGCACTTAAATTTATTGCAAGGGCAGGTGCGGGTTTGGATAATATTGATGAAGCCTTTGCCAGGCAAAAAGGCATCAGCTTGCTTAATGCCCCGGAAGGAAATATGGATGCCGTAGGTGAACATGCTGTGGGCTTGATGTTGAGCCTGATGAACAATTTCAGAACTGCGGATACCCAGGTGCGTAATGGAGTGTGGGACAGGGAAGGGAACCGGGGTTATGAATTGAAAGGACGTACTGTAGGTATTATTGGTTATGGCTTTATGGGGCAGAGTTTTGCTAAAAAACTTTCGGGCTTTGAGGTGAATGTAATTGCATACGATAAATACAAGACGGGCTTTAGCGATGAATATGCGAGGGAAGTGAGTATGGAAGAAATTGTAAAGCATAGCGATGTGCTGAGTTTGCATACCCCCTTAACTGCCGAAACCAGGCAAATGGTAAATGATGAGTACCTGTTTCACTTCCGCAAACCTATTTTTTTTATCAATACTTCCAGGGGCGAGGTGGTGCATACCGAAGCGGTGTTGAAGGCCATTGAAGAGGGTAAAATATTAGGTGCCGGCCTTGATGTGCTGGAGGTAGAGAAATTTCCGGCATTGGCCGATCAGAACTGGTATAACAACCTTAAACTGTCGGGCAAAGTGATCCTAACGCCTCATGTTGGTGGCTGGACATTTGAGTCTTATCGCAAAATTTCGGAGGTGCTGGCCGGGAAACTTGAGGAAATCTCTCAGTAG